The uncultured Cohaesibacter sp. genome segment TGGTCTGTTGTTGGAAACAAAGTCCCATGAAGCAGCGCCTCTGAGGGGCCAGTTCCAATAGGGGCGTGGTGATCAAGGCGCGTTCAAACAGAGTGCGCATCTGCGGCAGGTTGGACAGCAGGATCAGGCCACCCATGGAATGGGCCAAGGCAAAATGCGGGGGTGGCGTGTCGGGCAGGACGATCTGTTTCATGAACTGATCCAGGTCGCGTCCATAATCGCTAAAGCGCCGCACATGACCTTTCAACGGATCGGACAGCATGCGGTCCGAAGCGCCCTGACCACGCCAATCGAAGGTCGCCACGGCAAAGCCTTTTTGGCGCAGCTCGCAGATCACTTCATAATATTTCTCGATGAATTCAGCGCGTCCGTGCAACAGGCAGATGGTGCCTTTGGGGTTTGGGACCGTGGCTGGCCACAGGGCTGTGCGCAGATGTTGGCCGTCGAATGTTTCCATCGTCTGACAGCGGGCGTCCATCAGGTCTGGATGATTATCCAGTTTTCTCAAGTCTTTGTGTTTGTCTGACATACTCTTTCCCACTTGGCGACGCTGGCCACAGTTTACCCAAATGCCTCAGGATTGGGAGAGGAAATTATGCTGACAGAGCATTTTCCCCGTCAGAGAGGCTGGCATAAGGGGCTGATGGAGACATAACACAAAGCCCCATGCCTTGCGTTTGGCACGGGGCTTTGATTCCGCGGGGATGCGGTTTTGCGAACCTGTCAGTGATCAGCGGATCCAGAAGGGTGCGCGACGTTCATAACGCGGTTCATATGCCCGGCGGTCAACAACATGGGCGCGGCGCAGCACCTTGCGATCGAGAATTTTGCCGTTGCGAGCATTGACGCTCAGACGGACGAGATTGCCACGGGCGCCACGGGCTTTGACGGTATAAATGCGGCCATCCGTGCGCATGCGCTTGAGATTGTAATAGCCTCTTTTTTTGAGGACGCGGGCGACTTGTCGCGGCGTCAGACGCTCAACGCGGCGATGGTTGTCTTTGTATTTGCGATGCGTTTTATGCGCTTTGCGCTGATCCCGGTTGTGATGCTTCACATGGCTGACATCACCAATGGTGATCACAAGTTGGCCATTCACTGTGCTGAGGTCCAGAGGGCGGGCCGAGGCGGGGCCGCCAATAACGGATGCGATGAGGAGGGGAAGTGCGACTGCAATTGCTTTCATGATCTTGCCTTTCCTTTTCGGTTGGTGTGTGCCTGCTGCCCATTTTGTTGTTGTAAGCTCACCCTAGCAGGCACCATCTGAACGCAATCGGAAGGCGTCATTCATCTGGGATTTATCATCATGGCAAAGGTGTGGTGATGGTGTGACCAAGTGATGATCTGGTTGATTTCTGCGGTTTTTCCCGGCGGCCAAGGGCTTGGGAAGCGCATTTCATTTTTTCAAAGAAAAAGTCTTGAAATGGAAAATGTCCATTTCCATATCTTCGTTATCAGAGGCCAAGACGGCTCTGATGCCAATGCATTCTCGCCACTGACTGGGAGAATGTTCAAACTGATAAACACGCAAACCTGCTGCTCAAAGGAGGGCAATTCTATGCGTCACTATGATTTTTCTCCGCTCTATCGCTCCACCGTCGGATTTGACAAGCTTTTTTCCATGCTGGATACCGTGTCCAGCCCGGATAACGGAGCCTCTTCCTATCCCCCATACAATATCGAGCGCCTTTCAGAGAATGGCTATCGCATCTCCATGGCTGTCGCGGGCTTCACTGAGAAAGACATTTCCATCGAAGTGAAGGAAAACACGCTGACCGTGGTTGGTGAAAAGGTCGCTGATGAGGCCGATAAAGACCGGGATTACCTGCATCGCGGCATTGCCTCGCGTGCATTTGAGCGCCAGTTCCAGCTTGCTGATTACATGCATGTTGAAGGCGCAAGCATGGAGCACGGCCTGCTTCATATCGATCTGACCCGTGAGTTGCCTGAGGCGAAGAAACCACGTCAGATTGCGATCAAAAGCACATCCGATCAGACCATGATCGAAGGCAATACGCACTAATCGATCACTTGATCCTTCAAGATGACTGTGGAGCGTGCCCAACGCTCCACAGACCCCAACTCCCGACGCGTTCCTCCTCCCATTTGCGCGTCGCCAAGACCTTTATCAAAAGGTCAATCCGATTGCCGGAGGGGTCCTCCCACTCACTGTGCCTGACGGCAATCGGTCTTCTAACAGAACGGCTCCAGCGATTTTGTCTCGCTGGAGCCGTTCTGGTATCTTTAGCAGCACCGCTATCTAGCCATTGATGGCCGCGAGGAAGGCATCGACTTCATCTGTTTGGGTGCGGAAAGAGCAGACCAGACGGACAAGGCATTCGCCATCGCCGGGGCGGTCTTGCTCTGGCAGTGTTGCGGATGGCCATTCGTGGAAATTGCCACCCTGTTTGTGGGCTGCTTCGGCTGCCGATTTTGGCAGGATGGCGAAAACCTCGTTTGATTGGCTCGGCCAGGCAACCCGGCAGCTGTTGGAGGCATTAAGACCATCCACCAGACGGGAGGCCATGTTGTTGGCGTGCGAGGCATTGTCCAGCCAATGGTCTTGTGCGAAATAGCCGTCAAACTGGGCCGCGGCAAAGCGCATCTTGGAGAAAAGATGGCCAGCCCGCTTGCGGCGATAAATGAAGTCGCCGGCATAATCCTGATTGAAGTAGACCACGGCTTCGGCGCACCAGGCACCATTTTTTGTCGCGCCAAAGGACAGCACATCGACGCCGGATTTCCAAGTCATTTCGGCAGGTGTCGCGCCAATGGCCAGCATGGCATTGGCAAAGCGGGCGCCATCCATATGCAGCGCAAGCTTTTGATCCTTGGCGGTGGTTGCAATTGCATTCAGCTCGGCCAGATCGTAAGCGGTGCCATATTCGGTTGCCTGCGACAGGGAAATGGCATTGGGCTGACCGTGATGCACTACGCCGTGAGGCACTTGCTCAAGGCCATGCAGGATGGCTTCGGGCGTTAGCTTGCCGTGGCGCCCGTCCAGCCCCCACATGCGCGCGCCAGAGGTCAGGAATTCCGGTGCGCCGCATTCATCGACCCGGATGTGGGCGTCCATATGGCAGAAGACCGTGCCACCCGGACCGGTCAGCGACGACAAAGCAAGAGCATTGGCTCCAGTGCCGGTGGCGACCATGAAGACCGAGCAGTCGGCCTCAAAGATCTCCTGAAAGCGGGTTTCGATCTGTTTGGTGAGGTCGTCGCCGCCATAGGCGGGGGCGACGCCATCATTATGGCGGGACAGGGCTTGCATGACCTCGGTGGAGGCCCCGGCCCAGTTGTCGCTGGCAAATTGCATGTTTGATCCTTGAGGCGAGAGACAAAGACCCCTTCAGACCGATCCCGAAAGGGTGCCTGAAAGGGTATCTGACTTGGTGCCCCATAGGACCAAGCTCGCTGGCGCGGGTCAAGACCTATTGTGATCTTGTTTTCTCTGGGTCGGCCTCAGGCCGTGGCCAATTTGGTGCTCGGCTGGATCATTTTTGCCAATAGATAGTCAAGCGATACCTTGCCGGGACCTTTGAGGGCCAGCAAAATCAGCGGCAGAATGGTCAAGAGACGATAGTCGAGAATTTCGGAATTGTGGATCTGATCAAAGACCGCGCCGATGGTTTCGCTTTCAAGGCCGTGGAAGGCGATGTCGACATAGGTTTGAACGCCGATGAAAGCAATGAAGGCAAGGCTGGCAAGGCGGGTGCCCAGCCCGAACAGGATCAGCAATGGCAGCAGGATTTCGGTGATGGTGCCAAGGATTACGATGATCGTCCAGGGAAAGAAGGCAATCTGGGTGGTGTCATAAAGCACTGCATCGGCAATCGGCGGCAGGATCTGGGCATAGGCGGCAGCCGATGGCTCGAACAGGCCAAGGGGGCCGTCTCCGAGTTTGCTGATGCCGGAGTTGAAATAATAGAAAAACAGGGCGCTGGAGAAGATCAACCGGGCTGCGAGACCGAGAAACCAGTCCGACAGGGCGGCATCCAGCGCGGTAAAGGCGCGATTGTGAAGGGCTATCAGCCGGTTGAGAAGAGACATGGTTCTTTCCGTCCTATGGGTCTATCCCTTGTTGGATTGTCAAGTGCCGGGCTTTTGTTCTGTGGCCTCGGCTGGATGGGGCAAATCAGCGCTGATCAAGGCGCCTGTTTGCAACAGGCCAGTGAAATGCTGGCCAAAGTCAAAATCATCCTTGGCGTTGGTGGCTTTTTCTGCCGCATCGGCGAGAGATGCGCCTGTCATCAGGGCTTTGAAAAAGACGTCTGCGCCGTCAGGCAACATAGTGAGTGATACTTGCCATTGTGGGCGGGTGATCAGCACCGATTGGGCGCTATGGTCCACTGACCCGAGGTCGGCTTTATCTCCATGCTCGGAATGGGCCGACCAGATGGAGAAGACCGGATGGTCGGAGCGCAGCAATCGGGCGCTTGGATGAAAGGAGAAAGTCAGCTCGCCCAAACGCTCCGGCGGTATGGATTGCAGGGCGGTTGGATCAAATGGCGCTGCATCGGCTGCGTGATAGGCATCAAGCCATGCCCGCTCTAGCCGAGCGACATCGGCCAGATAGGGCAGTTCGGCGGCGGGTGGAAAGCTGGCCAGAAAATCGGCAAAAGCGTCGCCGTAGGTGATGAGCAGCTTTGAGCGCGGTGGATGCTGGCGGATATAGAGCGAGCAGGTGGCGTTGAAAAACTCCTCGCCAACCAGATCGCGCACCACCGGATAGACACCTGCCATCGCTTCAATCAGTCCACTCAACACATTGTTGCGATAAACGCCGAAGCGTTTGACCGCTTTCTTGCCGGGTTTGGGGCCGATCACATCGGCGGGCACCGGATGATCCAGATTGAGGAGCGCGGATGCAAAGCCGGTCTGGACCGTGCCAAGGCTTTTGACCCGATCATCAGCCAACATGGCGCAAGTCTCCTGCTTTGCGGTGTTGAGCAAGGATCGTCTCGGCCCGTTCTGCTTCAGCAAATAACACATCCCATGTGGGGATGTTGCCGTCCCATTCGACGAGGGTTGGTACAGCGCCGGAGCGTTTCAGGGTATGGTCATAGAGCTGCCAGACCACATCGGCGACCTCGCGGTCGTGGGAATCGATCAGCAACAGCTCGCCTTCGTCATCTTCATCGCGGGCAAAGCCGGCCAGATGCACCTCGCCGACATGCTCAACCGGGAAGGCATCGAGATAGGCGACCGGGTCATAATTCTGATTGGTTGCCGAGACATAGACATTGTTGCAGTCAAGCAGCAGGCCGCATCCGGTGCGCGCGACCAGCTTTTCCAGAAAGGCGATTTCAGACATGGTGGAGCTTTCAAACGCCACATAGACCGATGGATTCTCGATCAGGATCCTTCGGCCCAGATGGTTCTGGACCTGATCCACATGGGCGATGACGCGTTCAAGGCTGTCTTCGCGATAGGGGACGGGGAGAAGATCGTTGAAAAAAAGCTCGTCATGGCTCGACCATGCCAGATGCTCGGAGAAGAGGCCGGGCATGTAACGCTCGTTGAGCGCTTTCAAGCGGTCGAGATGGTTCTGATCCAGCGGTTGGTCAGCGCCAATCGAGGCAGCGACCCCATGCAGGGACAGAGGATAGCGGCTGGCAATTTCGGTCAGATATTTATGCGGCGGACCGCCTGCACCCATATAATTTTCCGGGTGGACTTCAAACCAGCCAATGTCGGGATTTGTTTCAAGGATCGTCTGATAATGCTCCGCCTTCAGACCGACCCCGGCGCGGGCCGGGATCAGTTTGAAAGACGAGGCGGACAGATTGTTGGATAATGTCATGGGACTTTACCTCTGGCCTGTGCCTCTCACATATCGTCCGCTGGTGCGGCCGATCTTACATTTTCTTCGGGGTCAGGCTGCCCATGCCATGCGGAGTTTCCATGGTCGTGCAGGTGCCTTTGGGGACCAGCTTCCAGGCATCGCCCTGATAATCCATGGTAGAAGAGCCTTTGCAGGTGGTGCCAGGGCCTGCTTTGCAGTCATTCTGGCCTTTCAGTGCAACGCCGTAGCATTTTTCCATTTCAGCGGCCTGTACGCCATCGGTGGTCAGGGCGGTCATGGCACCGGCAGAAACGAAAGTGGCAACAGCGCCAGCAACAAGGGCAGCGGAGAAGGATTTTGCATTGTTAGACATGGTAGTCTCCCGAAGTAAGTGATGGTTGCAATATGAAGTTTGCGTTTTGAACCTTGGTCCGACCGACTGGTTGGCATCAGCGGACAATTGCATCCTGTCGGGAAAGCTGATCAATGGGAAATGAATTGGCTGTGACGCTGATCGCACGGATCTTCACCAAAGCGTGAAAGCTGTGACAGGCCTTTGAGAGAGCAAGATTTTTTCGTTGCTCCATGATTGAATTTGCATCATGAGGCGAGGCAATTGATTAAAAATTGTGCAAAAAATACATCTTTGAAAATCGGCCTAAAAATTATGCACAGTAAATTTGAGGGATGAAATAAAAGTCTAAATTGGAAGATAAAGCTAGAATTATCAATAGTTTGGAGTGTTTCTAAAATCGCGTGAAATTCCCTTCAAGTCGGCACTCTGGGGGCAATAGGACAGGATTGTCTTGAATAATCGCGCTTTCAGTGGCACTGTTGCAGTGCGGAATTTATTCCCGCCGCCCTTGCTGGGCGTTTCCTCCTTAGACTTTGCGGGCCGCATCCTTTGCGGCCCTTTTTCTTTGTCTGGAGCGCTTTGCCAACTGGTTTGATGGTTTGTGTGCGACGCACAATTTCGACACTGAAAAGTGGACGCAAAACATCGGAATGATGGGCGCAGTCGCGCGTCTGGTGCTGGATCGTGCTTGACCGGATAAAGAAGGGTTTATTCTGCAGCCGCGGCTTCGGGCAAAAAGGCTTCGCTTTCGCATTGCATCAGCAATTCAGAGAAGCGGGCAAACAGATCCACCAATTCGCCGAAATGGGCCACTGGCTCGAAGCTTTCCTCATTCATATAGAGGCTGCGGTCGATTTCGATCTGCAAGGCATGGAGCCCCTTGATTGGGCGGCCATAATGCTGGGTGATGAAACCGCCAGCATAGGGGCGGTTCATTTCCACCTTGAAGCCAAGATGGGTCAGGATACCCCTCACAGCGTCGGTGAGGGACGTGTGGCAACTGGTGCCGTAGCGATCACCAAGGATGATGTCGGGTCGCTTGGCCGGATTGGTATTTTGCAAAACGCGCGATGGCATCGAGTGGCAGTCGATCAGGCAGGCATAGCCGAAATCCACATGGGTGAGCGCCATTTGCCGTCTCAGGGCGTGGTGATAGGGCTTATAAAGCGTTTCGATGCGCTCCAGCCCTTCCTCGACCGGAATGCGGTGTTTGTAGATTTCTTTGCGTTCGGCGACGATTCTGGCAATCGTCCCCAAACCGCTGCCAACCCGAGCACCTGAGCTTTTGACAAAGGAGGGCAGGGGCCCGTCAAACATGCTTGGGTCGAGTTCATAGGGTTCGCGGTTGAGATCCAGATATGCGCGGGGGAAATTGGCTTTGAGCAATGGCAGCCCGACTTCGGGCACCTTTTCGAACAGCAAGTCAACAAAGGCATCTTCCGAGCGGCGCAGTTCCAATTCGCCCAGACGGCTCGATTCCTTGAAGTGCTGGGTGTAGCAACGTCCCGAATGAGGCGAGTTGAACAGGAAAGGGCCTAGCCGCTTATCTGGCTGATGCAGAAGGAACGCGTCGTCAAGGCTTTCAAATGCTGCGAATTTGGATGATGTCAACGCGGTCTCTCGAATCTTGTCTTTTGCCACAGATGCTTTGCTGAATATGGATGGTGCGGCAGGTCGGCTTCCATGATATTCTCAACGGGCGGCTCGGTGCAATCCCCTTTCCTTGCTCCAATTTGGAAA includes the following:
- a CDS encoding DNA-binding domain-containing protein; translated protein: MLADDRVKSLGTVQTGFASALLNLDHPVPADVIGPKPGKKAVKRFGVYRNNVLSGLIEAMAGVYPVVRDLVGEEFFNATCSLYIRQHPPRSKLLITYGDAFADFLASFPPAAELPYLADVARLERAWLDAYHAADAAPFDPTALQSIPPERLGELTFSFHPSARLLRSDHPVFSIWSAHSEHGDKADLGSVDHSAQSVLITRPQWQVSLTMLPDGADVFFKALMTGASLADAAEKATNAKDDFDFGQHFTGLLQTGALISADLPHPAEATEQKPGT
- a CDS encoding DoxX family membrane protein; this translates as MSLLNRLIALHNRAFTALDAALSDWFLGLAARLIFSSALFFYYFNSGISKLGDGPLGLFEPSAAAYAQILPPIADAVLYDTTQIAFFPWTIIVILGTITEILLPLLILFGLGTRLASLAFIAFIGVQTYVDIAFHGLESETIGAVFDQIHNSEILDYRLLTILPLILLALKGPGKVSLDYLLAKMIQPSTKLATA
- a CDS encoding alpha/beta hydrolase, with protein sequence MSDKHKDLRKLDNHPDLMDARCQTMETFDGQHLRTALWPATVPNPKGTICLLHGRAEFIEKYYEVICELRQKGFAVATFDWRGQGASDRMLSDPLKGHVRRFSDYGRDLDQFMKQIVLPDTPPPHFALAHSMGGLILLSNLPQMRTLFERALITTPLLELAPQRRCFMGLCFQQQTIRNLAGFLRYMGRSKAYMLGAERKPIDPLGFEGNPLTSDGPRYDRNRQYLIDFPELAIAGPTSAWLHEICKAMDQLQSSDVQAMIHTPTLIITASQDTIVSTSMAEQFAATARAAYAVGIAGSRHEVMMERTILRQQFWAAFDTFIPGSNILEMADVAS
- a CDS encoding DUF2282 domain-containing protein codes for the protein MSNNAKSFSAALVAGAVATFVSAGAMTALTTDGVQAAEMEKCYGVALKGQNDCKAGPGTTCKGSSTMDYQGDAWKLVPKGTCTTMETPHGMGSLTPKKM
- a CDS encoding low specificity L-threonine aldolase; translation: MQFASDNWAGASTEVMQALSRHNDGVAPAYGGDDLTKQIETRFQEIFEADCSVFMVATGTGANALALSSLTGPGGTVFCHMDAHIRVDECGAPEFLTSGARMWGLDGRHGKLTPEAILHGLEQVPHGVVHHGQPNAISLSQATEYGTAYDLAELNAIATTAKDQKLALHMDGARFANAMLAIGATPAEMTWKSGVDVLSFGATKNGAWCAEAVVYFNQDYAGDFIYRRKRAGHLFSKMRFAAAQFDGYFAQDHWLDNASHANNMASRLVDGLNASNSCRVAWPSQSNEVFAILPKSAAEAAHKQGGNFHEWPSATLPEQDRPGDGECLVRLVCSFRTQTDEVDAFLAAING
- a CDS encoding DUF692 domain-containing protein codes for the protein MTLSNNLSASSFKLIPARAGVGLKAEHYQTILETNPDIGWFEVHPENYMGAGGPPHKYLTEIASRYPLSLHGVAASIGADQPLDQNHLDRLKALNERYMPGLFSEHLAWSSHDELFFNDLLPVPYREDSLERVIAHVDQVQNHLGRRILIENPSVYVAFESSTMSEIAFLEKLVARTGCGLLLDCNNVYVSATNQNYDPVAYLDAFPVEHVGEVHLAGFARDEDDEGELLLIDSHDREVADVVWQLYDHTLKRSGAVPTLVEWDGNIPTWDVLFAEAERAETILAQHRKAGDLRHVG
- a CDS encoding Hsp20 family protein translates to MRHYDFSPLYRSTVGFDKLFSMLDTVSSPDNGASSYPPYNIERLSENGYRISMAVAGFTEKDISIEVKENTLTVVGEKVADEADKDRDYLHRGIASRAFERQFQLADYMHVEGASMEHGLLHIDLTRELPEAKKPRQIAIKSTSDQTMIEGNTH
- a CDS encoding N-formylglutamate amidohydrolase, translating into MHQPDKRLGPFLFNSPHSGRCYTQHFKESSRLGELELRRSEDAFVDLLFEKVPEVGLPLLKANFPRAYLDLNREPYELDPSMFDGPLPSFVKSSGARVGSGLGTIARIVAERKEIYKHRIPVEEGLERIETLYKPYHHALRRQMALTHVDFGYACLIDCHSMPSRVLQNTNPAKRPDIILGDRYGTSCHTSLTDAVRGILTHLGFKVEMNRPYAGGFITQHYGRPIKGLHALQIEIDRSLYMNEESFEPVAHFGELVDLFARFSELLMQCESEAFLPEAAAAE